CTGCGGCATGGCCGCCAACAACCGATCAGCTCTTGCCGGCACCCACCGCCGGTAGCAGCGCAAGGTGAGCACAAGGCTCGAAGCCAGCGTCAACGCGCCAAAGGCAACGTGGGCCACACTGAGCGCCACCATGGAGAGCATCGGCTGCGGCGCTTCTCTCGTGTCCATCTTGGTGAAATAGGCCCCGGCGCCCAGGACGAGCTGGAACACAAGCAGCCCGCCAAGCACCATCGCCGGGTGCAACAGATCGAGCTGACCCGCATGCCTCCGCATCACCGTTCCGGCCGTCCAGCCCACGCCGATGGCGACAACGGCCGCTCCCACCAGGTGCGGCATGATCCCCACCCCGAACCCGGAAGCGTCGGGGCGCGACGAGTGGCGGAAGGATGCGCCGAGAACAAGCTGCAAGAAAATGGCGACGGTGGTGGCAACGCACAGATAGGGGAGAGGCGGGTGGAGCGAGCCCGCGATGGGCGGCGCCTCCTGCTCCCACTTCGGCGAGGTAAAGAGCGCCAGACTCACCGTCAGGCAGAAAAAGAGTTGCCCTAAACAGGCATGGCTCACCGAGATGGGAAGGGGCAGAAAAAAAAGAA
The window above is part of the Candidatus Acidiferrales bacterium genome. Proteins encoded here:
- a CDS encoding COX15/CtaA family protein, with protein sequence MGPAATFVHDGIGAGGKRVGTGETKNNIWLHRYATVVACATFFLIIAGALVTSQDAGLSVPDWPLSFGRLMPPMVGNIFYEHGHRMVATFVGLLTTLLAIWLWRSEPRRWVRRLGLAALLAVVLQGALGGITVLFFLPLPISVSHACLGQLFFCLTVSLALFTSPKWEQEAPPIAGSLHPPLPYLCVATTVAIFLQLVLGASFRHSSRPDASGFGVGIMPHLVGAAVVAIGVGWTAGTVMRRHAGQLDLLHPAMVLGGLLVFQLVLGAGAYFTKMDTREAPQPMLSMVALSVAHVAFGALTLASSLVLTLRCYRRWVPARADRLLAAMPQKVTP